From one Streptomyces sp. SCSIO 30461 genomic stretch:
- the hypA gene encoding hydrogenase maturation nickel metallochaperone HypA yields MHEMSLALAVVDQVEEAARSHGATAVKAVRLRVGELAGVVPDALGFCFELACAGTVLEGAELITESVPGRAHCARCADEWAVGMPPQLCCPVCGQATTELTEGRELRIACVEWAGEPAPSRTGEPNPPMIPEES; encoded by the coding sequence ATGCACGAGATGTCCCTCGCGCTGGCCGTCGTCGATCAGGTGGAAGAGGCGGCGCGCTCGCATGGCGCCACCGCGGTCAAGGCCGTCCGGCTGCGCGTGGGCGAACTGGCCGGGGTGGTCCCCGACGCCCTCGGCTTCTGCTTCGAACTGGCCTGCGCCGGGACCGTCCTGGAAGGCGCAGAGCTGATCACGGAATCCGTACCCGGCCGGGCACACTGCGCGCGGTGCGCCGACGAATGGGCAGTCGGCATGCCCCCGCAGCTGTGCTGCCCCGTGTGCGGCCAGGCGACCACCGAGCTGACCGAGGGCCGTGAGCTGCGCATCGCCTGTGTGGAGTGGGCCGGGGAACCGGCACCGAGCCGCACCGGTGAACCGAACCCGCCGATGATCCCGGAGGAGAGCTGA
- a CDS encoding DUF6893 family small protein encodes MSKKTTLIGGAAAASALAALLSVFPDLRRYLRIRRM; translated from the coding sequence ATGAGCAAGAAGACCACCCTGATCGGCGGCGCCGCTGCGGCGTCCGCCCTCGCGGCCCTCCTCTCCGTCTTCCCCGACCTCAGGCGCTATCTGAGGATCCGCAGGATGTGA
- a CDS encoding hydrogenase maturation protease — protein MNALAQGGARILVAGAGNIFLGDDGFGVETVRALTGRPLPAHVEVADIGIRGVHLAYRLLDGYDTLVLVDATARGGEPGTLYLIEPGTPGEPPATGAALDGHGMSPDAVLALLDTLCAGTDGTPPRHIFVVGCEPACLEEGIGLSPRVAAAVPEAVRMILDLVRQHDPLTTTGRHP, from the coding sequence GTGAACGCCCTCGCCCAAGGCGGCGCCAGGATCCTTGTCGCGGGTGCCGGCAACATCTTCCTCGGTGACGACGGCTTCGGAGTGGAGACCGTGCGCGCGCTGACCGGTCGGCCGCTGCCGGCTCATGTGGAGGTCGCCGACATCGGTATCCGGGGAGTCCACCTCGCGTACCGGCTGCTCGACGGTTACGACACCCTCGTCCTCGTCGACGCCACCGCACGCGGCGGTGAGCCGGGGACGCTGTACCTGATCGAGCCCGGCACACCCGGGGAGCCCCCGGCGACCGGCGCCGCACTCGACGGGCACGGGATGTCCCCCGATGCCGTGCTGGCGCTCCTGGACACCCTGTGCGCCGGTACCGACGGCACCCCGCCGCGGCACATCTTCGTCGTGGGCTGCGAACCCGCGTGCCTCGAAGAGGGCATCGGGCTCAGCCCGCGGGTGGCCGCCGCCGTACCGGAGGCCGTGCGGATGATCCTGGACCTGGTCCGGCAGCACGACCCGCTGACGACGACCGGGAGACACCCCTGA
- a CDS encoding DUF6084 family protein, with amino-acid sequence MTAETTTVTARQDATTPPTRFTFGCVGVRADAYAAGPTLVFRLRITASPGTRVHAMALRCQLRIEPARRGYGDDEARGLTDLFGERTRWGTTLHPVQFAHVSVMVPGFTGETETDLVVPCTYDMDIAATRYLGALNEGEVPLLLLFSGTAFTGAGGFHVEPVPWDLEAVCRMPVRTWREMIEQHFPGCGWLKLPRDTMDALLAYRSRRALPSWEAAVEALLHDAADTADEPRPSGGSGERAAT; translated from the coding sequence ATGACCGCCGAGACCACAACCGTGACCGCCCGGCAGGACGCCACGACCCCGCCGACCCGGTTCACCTTCGGCTGCGTCGGCGTACGCGCCGATGCCTACGCGGCCGGGCCCACCCTCGTGTTCCGGCTGCGGATCACCGCGTCACCGGGGACCCGGGTGCATGCCATGGCCCTACGCTGCCAGCTGCGGATCGAACCCGCCCGGCGGGGATACGGCGATGACGAGGCGAGGGGGCTGACCGATCTCTTCGGCGAGCGCACACGCTGGGGCACCACCCTGCATCCGGTGCAGTTCGCCCACGTCTCCGTGATGGTTCCCGGATTCACCGGTGAGACGGAGACCGACCTCGTGGTGCCCTGCACCTACGATATGGACATCGCCGCGACCCGCTATCTCGGGGCACTGAACGAGGGCGAGGTACCCCTGCTCCTGCTGTTCTCCGGTACCGCCTTCACCGGCGCCGGCGGATTCCACGTCGAGCCGGTGCCTTGGGACCTGGAGGCCGTGTGCCGGATGCCGGTGCGGACGTGGCGCGAGATGATCGAACAGCACTTCCCCGGCTGCGGCTGGCTCAAGCTGCCCCGCGACACCATGGACGCCCTGCTCGCCTACCGCTCACGACGGGCGCTGCCCTCCTGGGAGGCTGCCGTGGAGGCACTGCTCCACGACGCGGCGGATACGGCGGATGAGCCGCGGCCGTCCGGCGGATCCGGGGAGAGGGCGGCGACATGA
- a CDS encoding DUF5947 family protein translates to MSFPGPGQAPLGPAPRGLRRFTTPRPPREEECELCGTPLVSERHRHLVDTEKRALACACAPCAQLLARQGASRGRFRAVPGRFLSDPRHRIDDTTWELLRIPVGVAFFFRNAALDRLVAIYPSPAGATESELDPVTWQTALAGTRLAALLEPDVEALLLRRGEDRTTECHLVPIDLCYELVGRMRLHWQGFDGGAEARAELDAFFAHVREQAKDLQGSRP, encoded by the coding sequence GTGTCGTTCCCCGGCCCGGGGCAGGCGCCCTTGGGCCCCGCGCCGAGAGGACTGCGCCGCTTCACCACCCCGCGCCCTCCCCGCGAGGAGGAGTGCGAACTGTGCGGTACGCCGCTGGTCTCAGAGCGGCACCGGCACCTCGTCGACACCGAGAAGCGGGCCCTGGCTTGCGCCTGTGCGCCGTGCGCCCAACTGCTCGCACGCCAGGGTGCGTCCAGGGGCCGGTTCCGGGCCGTCCCGGGACGCTTCCTGAGCGACCCCCGGCACCGGATCGACGACACCACCTGGGAGCTGCTGCGGATCCCCGTCGGTGTCGCCTTCTTCTTCCGCAATGCCGCACTCGACCGGCTCGTCGCGATCTACCCGAGCCCCGCCGGAGCGACCGAGAGCGAGCTGGACCCGGTCACCTGGCAGACGGCACTCGCCGGTACCCGGCTCGCCGCCCTGCTCGAACCGGACGTGGAGGCGCTGCTGCTGCGCCGCGGCGAGGACCGCACCACCGAGTGCCATCTGGTGCCGATCGACCTCTGCTACGAGCTGGTCGGGCGCATGCGGCTGCACTGGCAGGGCTTCGACGGCGGAGCCGAGGCCAGGGCCGAGCTCGACGCCTTCTTCGCTCACGTACGGGAGCAGGCCAAGGACCTTCAGGGGAGCCGTCCATGA
- a CDS encoding nickel-dependent hydrogenase large subunit, whose amino-acid sequence MATKTRAGDGLVEMSWDPITRIVGSLGIHTKIDFKQKRVAECYSTSSVFRGYSVFMRGKDPRDAHFITSRICGICGDNHATCSVYAQNMAYGVKPPHLGEWVINLGESAEYMFDHNIFQENLVGVDYCEKMVRETNPGVMEQADRTEAPHAAEHGYRTIGDIMRSLNPLEGEFYREALQVSRYTREMFCLMEGRHVHPSTLYPGGVGTVASVQLFTDYMSRLMRYVEFMKRVVPLHDDLFDFFYEAMPGYEEVGRRRVLLGCWGALNDPEYCDFTYANMTDWGRRMFVTPGVVVDGKLVTNDLTQINLGIRILLGSSYYEDWEGQEQFVTHDPLGNPVDPRHPWNQHTIPAPQKRDFDDKYSWVMSPRWFDGKDHLALDTGGGPIARLWSTALSGLVDIGYVKATGRSVIINLPRTLTKPETTFEWKIPPWSNALERNRARTYFQAYAAAVALHCAEKGLEEVRAGRTQTWEKFEVPDESIGCGFTEAVRGVLSHHMVIRDGKIANYHPYPPTPWNASVRDGYGTPGPYEDAVQNTPIFEENSPENFKGIDIMRAVRSFDPCLPCGVHMYVGGGKTVKSLHVPTGLSGLAG is encoded by the coding sequence ATGGCAACGAAGACGCGAGCCGGCGACGGCCTGGTCGAGATGTCCTGGGATCCGATCACCCGGATCGTGGGCAGCCTCGGCATCCACACGAAGATCGACTTCAAGCAGAAGCGGGTCGCCGAGTGCTACAGCACCTCGTCGGTCTTCCGCGGCTACAGCGTCTTCATGCGGGGCAAGGACCCTCGCGACGCCCATTTCATCACCAGCCGCATCTGCGGCATCTGCGGTGACAACCACGCCACATGCTCGGTCTACGCCCAGAACATGGCGTACGGAGTGAAGCCCCCGCACCTCGGCGAATGGGTCATCAACCTCGGCGAGTCGGCCGAGTACATGTTCGACCACAACATCTTCCAGGAGAACCTGGTCGGGGTCGACTACTGCGAGAAGATGGTCCGCGAGACCAACCCCGGTGTCATGGAGCAGGCGGACCGCACCGAGGCGCCGCACGCCGCCGAGCACGGCTACCGCACCATCGGCGACATCATGCGCTCCCTCAATCCCCTCGAGGGCGAGTTCTACCGCGAAGCCCTGCAGGTCAGCCGCTACACCAGAGAGATGTTCTGCCTGATGGAGGGACGCCATGTGCACCCTTCCACGCTCTACCCGGGCGGCGTCGGCACGGTCGCGTCCGTCCAGCTCTTCACGGACTACATGAGCCGCCTCATGCGCTACGTGGAGTTCATGAAGCGGGTCGTCCCGCTGCACGACGACCTGTTCGACTTCTTCTACGAGGCCATGCCCGGCTACGAGGAGGTCGGCCGCCGAAGGGTCCTGCTCGGCTGCTGGGGCGCGCTCAACGACCCCGAGTACTGCGACTTCACCTACGCCAACATGACCGACTGGGGTCGGAGGATGTTCGTCACCCCGGGCGTCGTCGTGGACGGCAAACTGGTCACCAACGACCTCACCCAGATCAACCTCGGCATCCGGATCCTGCTCGGCAGCTCGTACTACGAGGACTGGGAGGGCCAGGAGCAGTTCGTCACCCACGACCCGCTCGGCAACCCGGTCGATCCGCGCCACCCGTGGAACCAGCACACCATCCCGGCCCCGCAGAAGCGGGACTTCGACGACAAGTACAGCTGGGTGATGTCCCCGCGCTGGTTCGACGGCAAGGACCACCTCGCGCTGGACACCGGAGGCGGCCCCATCGCCCGCCTCTGGTCCACCGCCCTGTCCGGGCTCGTCGACATCGGCTATGTCAAGGCCACGGGCCGCAGCGTCATCATCAACCTGCCGCGTACCCTCACCAAGCCGGAGACCACGTTCGAGTGGAAGATCCCGCCGTGGAGCAACGCGCTGGAGCGCAATCGCGCCCGCACCTACTTCCAGGCGTACGCGGCGGCCGTGGCCCTGCACTGCGCCGAGAAGGGCCTTGAGGAGGTCCGTGCCGGACGCACTCAGACCTGGGAGAAGTTCGAGGTCCCGGACGAGTCCATCGGCTGCGGTTTCACCGAGGCGGTGCGCGGGGTGCTGTCCCACCACATGGTCATCAGGGACGGCAAGATCGCCAACTACCACCCGTACCCGCCGACCCCGTGGAACGCCAGTGTCCGGGACGGCTACGGCACCCCCGGGCCCTACGAGGACGCCGTGCAGAACACCCCCATCTTCGAGGAGAACTCCCCGGAGAACTTCAAGGGCATCGACATCATGCGCGCCGTGCGCAGCTTCGACCCCTGTCTGCCCTGCGGGGTCCACATGTACGTGGGCGGCGGGAAGACCGTGAAGTCGCTGCACGTCCCCACCGGACTGAGCGGTCTCGCAGGATGA
- a CDS encoding hydrogenase expression protein HypE yields MDAATPTTAGAADPSGAAVGTDEKPIHILWINAGLSCDGDSVALTAAMQPSIEEIVLGALPGLPKIQVHWPLIDFECGPVGGADTFIEWFFKGERGEIDPFVLVVEGSVPNESIKQEGYWCGFGDDPGTGQPITTSEWIDRLAPKALAVVAIGTCATYGGIHAMAGNPTGAMGVPDYLGWDWTSKAGIPIVCVPGCPIQPDNFAETLTYLLYQAAGSAPMIPLDDKLRPTWLFGASVHEGCDRAGYYEQGQFAEAYDSPKCLVKLGCWGPVVKCNVPKRGWINGVGGCPNVGGICIACTMPGFPDKFMPFMDEPPGARVSTTSSGAYGAVIRRLRSITARTVDKEPKWRHTGDKITTGYRPPW; encoded by the coding sequence ATGGATGCAGCAACGCCGACCACGGCTGGCGCCGCGGACCCGTCCGGCGCGGCGGTGGGCACGGACGAGAAGCCGATCCACATCCTCTGGATCAACGCGGGACTCAGCTGCGATGGCGACTCGGTCGCGCTGACCGCCGCGATGCAGCCCAGCATCGAGGAGATCGTGCTCGGCGCGCTCCCGGGATTGCCGAAGATCCAGGTCCACTGGCCGCTGATCGACTTCGAGTGCGGACCGGTCGGGGGGGCCGACACGTTCATCGAGTGGTTCTTCAAGGGGGAGCGCGGCGAGATCGACCCCTTCGTGCTCGTGGTCGAGGGCTCCGTGCCGAACGAGTCGATCAAGCAGGAGGGCTACTGGTGCGGTTTCGGAGACGACCCCGGCACCGGACAGCCCATCACCACCAGTGAGTGGATCGACCGCCTGGCACCCAAGGCGCTCGCCGTCGTCGCGATCGGGACCTGCGCCACCTACGGCGGCATCCACGCCATGGCGGGCAACCCGACCGGTGCCATGGGTGTGCCCGACTACCTGGGCTGGGACTGGACGTCCAAGGCGGGCATCCCCATCGTCTGCGTACCCGGCTGTCCGATCCAGCCGGACAACTTCGCGGAGACCCTGACCTATCTGCTCTACCAGGCCGCCGGGTCCGCGCCGATGATTCCGCTGGATGACAAGCTTCGCCCGACTTGGCTGTTCGGCGCCAGCGTCCACGAGGGCTGCGACCGCGCCGGCTACTACGAGCAGGGGCAGTTCGCCGAGGCCTACGACTCGCCCAAGTGCCTGGTCAAGCTGGGCTGCTGGGGGCCCGTCGTCAAGTGCAACGTGCCCAAGCGCGGCTGGATCAACGGCGTCGGCGGCTGCCCGAACGTGGGCGGCATCTGTATCGCCTGCACCATGCCCGGCTTCCCCGACAAGTTCATGCCATTCATGGACGAGCCGCCCGGCGCACGGGTCTCCACCACGTCCAGTGGCGCGTACGGCGCCGTGATCCGCAGGCTGCGGAGTATCACGGCCAGGACCGTGGACAAGGAGCCGAAGTGGCGGCACACCGGCGACAAGATCACGACCGGCTACCGGCCGCCGTGGTGA
- a CDS encoding enoyl-CoA hydratase-related protein, translated as MHILLVASAYNSLTQRVHAELRDRGHRVAAETVVNGDAVRDAVLGHDPELVVAPMLKTAIPRDVWSVRTCLVMHPGPAGDRGPSSLDWAIHERATRWGVTVLQAGEEMDAGDIWATVDVAVPSASSVPPVAKSELYRGEVSDAAVAAVLLAVDRFASGRYQPIPQTALREAVRTRPYFRQELRGISWADDTTETVLRTLRAADSQPGVRDELLGSQWFLHGGHPEYGLRGRPGELLATRSGAICRATADGAVWIPELRRLRSPGKPTGLKLPATRALALAGRLPPLPEIPAWPLAGDHRPRAAWSDIRYREEGQVGLLSFSFPGGAMSTDHCRRLLDAYRAACARPTTVLVLGGTRGFFSNGIHLHVIEASKDPAAESWANINAMNDLVEAVLTTSDRLVAAALGGNAAAGGVMLALAADEVWCRAGTVLNPHYRLMGLYGSEYWTYSLPRRVGAATAECLTRQAQPVTADSALRIGLVDRVVDCAPEEFGGEVGALAARLAGFPATRSRIAAKKAESERREAARPLAAYRKQELARMLRSFRDPDAPYHALRRAFTRKEQPPRTRAEPRAVAGEPTAC; from the coding sequence ATGCACATCCTGCTCGTCGCCAGCGCCTACAACAGCCTCACCCAGCGCGTCCACGCCGAACTGCGCGACCGCGGCCATCGGGTCGCCGCCGAGACGGTCGTGAACGGCGACGCCGTGCGTGACGCGGTGCTCGGACACGATCCGGAGCTGGTCGTGGCGCCGATGCTGAAGACCGCCATCCCGCGTGATGTGTGGTCGGTCCGCACCTGCCTCGTCATGCACCCCGGCCCCGCAGGTGACCGCGGCCCCTCCTCGCTCGACTGGGCGATCCACGAGCGGGCCACCAGATGGGGAGTCACCGTGCTGCAGGCGGGCGAGGAGATGGACGCCGGCGACATCTGGGCCACGGTCGACGTCGCCGTGCCCTCCGCATCCTCAGTGCCGCCCGTGGCCAAGAGCGAGCTGTACCGGGGCGAGGTCTCCGACGCGGCCGTCGCCGCCGTGCTGCTGGCAGTGGATCGCTTCGCCTCGGGCCGCTACCAGCCCATCCCGCAGACCGCGCTGCGGGAAGCGGTGCGCACCCGACCGTACTTCCGCCAGGAGCTGCGCGGGATCTCCTGGGCGGACGACACCACCGAGACCGTGCTGCGCACCCTGCGCGCCGCCGACTCCCAGCCCGGTGTACGGGACGAACTGCTGGGGAGCCAATGGTTTCTGCACGGCGGCCATCCCGAGTACGGGCTGCGTGGCCGCCCAGGGGAGCTGCTGGCGACCCGGTCCGGTGCGATCTGCCGGGCCACCGCCGACGGCGCGGTGTGGATCCCCGAGTTGCGTCGGCTCCGGAGCCCTGGCAAGCCCACCGGCCTCAAGCTTCCCGCCACTCGCGCCCTGGCACTCGCGGGCAGGCTGCCGCCGCTGCCCGAGATTCCGGCCTGGCCTCTCGCGGGTGACCACCGGCCGCGGGCTGCGTGGAGCGACATCCGGTACCGAGAGGAGGGCCAGGTCGGCCTTCTGTCCTTCTCGTTCCCCGGTGGCGCGATGAGCACGGACCACTGCCGCCGACTGCTCGACGCCTACCGGGCGGCCTGCGCCCGGCCCACCACCGTGCTGGTGCTGGGCGGTACCAGGGGCTTCTTCTCGAACGGCATCCACCTCCACGTCATCGAGGCGTCCAAGGACCCCGCCGCGGAGTCCTGGGCGAACATCAACGCGATGAACGACCTGGTGGAAGCCGTCCTGACCACGAGCGACCGGCTGGTGGCCGCCGCGCTCGGCGGCAACGCCGCGGCCGGCGGGGTGATGCTGGCGCTGGCCGCCGACGAGGTCTGGTGCCGGGCGGGCACGGTGCTGAATCCGCACTACCGGCTGATGGGCCTGTACGGCTCCGAGTACTGGACGTACTCACTGCCGCGCAGAGTCGGCGCGGCCACCGCCGAGTGCCTCACCCGGCAGGCTCAGCCGGTCACCGCGGATTCCGCGTTGCGGATCGGCCTGGTGGACCGGGTCGTCGACTGCGCCCCGGAGGAGTTCGGCGGCGAGGTCGGCGCCCTGGCGGCCCGGCTCGCGGGGTTCCCGGCGACCCGGTCGAGGATCGCCGCCAAGAAGGCGGAAAGCGAGCGGCGGGAGGCCGCTCGGCCACTGGCCGCCTACCGGAAACAGGAACTCGCCCGCATGCTGCGCAGCTTCCGTGACCCGGATGCCCCGTACCACGCACTGCGCCGTGCGTTCACCCGGAAGGAGCAACCGCCCCGTACGCGCGCGGAACCCCGTGCGGTGGCAGGGGAACCGACCGCCTGTTAG
- a CDS encoding serine/threonine-protein kinase, with protein sequence MNTWAVPGYTETRELGAGGSGRVVLAVHDATGIPVAVKYLGERLRRDTAFVRKFQAEARLLGGLESPYVVQLYEYVEAPEGAAIVMELVDGVALGALLAREGRTGPEAALAVLKGSLLGLAEAHRAGVVHRDYKPGNVLVAADGTSKLVDFGIATGRGTTPGVAGTPAYMAPEQWSGEPASPSADVYAATATFFECVTGRRPYTGQNFAELALQHTSAPIPDEEVPPALRPLVRHGLAKTPQERPTDAEAFVAELERVAVAAYGPDWEERGQRKLAALAALLPLLFPSGGAPAPAGTTALATTTLRPARGLRALWPGGQSLPAGVLALVLGLVLALAARADGDDAGRTATGAVATTSAVPAGGQVSTGAVEPGAPGSASPSASPSASASPSPSAPTTTPDASVSASATASGTPTVTAPPVTSDPPVTSAPPTSADPEPVKVVSVSVGSLRQTGAATAQAVVDVVTDGTGPVTITVDWTTSDDKGSVGSPDGGGDSFQREGATRYSLTVDHTFRGGGCYWIARASTTPTAGNGGSEQRILIRRCVIG encoded by the coding sequence ATGAACACGTGGGCGGTCCCTGGCTACACGGAGACCAGGGAACTCGGTGCGGGCGGCAGCGGGCGTGTGGTACTGGCCGTGCACGACGCGACGGGCATCCCGGTCGCCGTCAAATACCTTGGTGAGCGGCTGCGTCGGGACACCGCCTTCGTGCGGAAGTTCCAGGCGGAGGCACGGCTGCTCGGCGGACTGGAGTCGCCCTACGTCGTACAGCTGTACGAGTACGTCGAGGCGCCGGAGGGCGCGGCCATCGTCATGGAGCTGGTCGACGGTGTGGCGCTGGGCGCGTTGCTGGCACGCGAGGGGCGGACCGGGCCGGAGGCAGCCCTGGCCGTACTCAAGGGATCACTCCTCGGACTCGCCGAGGCCCACCGCGCCGGTGTGGTGCACCGGGACTACAAGCCAGGCAACGTCCTCGTGGCGGCGGACGGCACGTCCAAGCTGGTCGACTTCGGCATCGCCACCGGCCGGGGCACCACGCCCGGGGTCGCGGGCACACCCGCCTACATGGCGCCCGAGCAGTGGAGCGGCGAGCCCGCATCCCCTTCGGCCGATGTCTACGCGGCGACCGCGACCTTCTTCGAGTGTGTGACCGGCCGCAGGCCGTACACCGGGCAGAACTTCGCCGAGCTCGCGCTCCAGCACACGAGTGCGCCGATCCCGGACGAGGAGGTACCACCGGCACTCCGTCCGCTGGTCCGGCACGGACTGGCCAAGACCCCGCAGGAGCGGCCCACGGACGCCGAGGCGTTCGTGGCCGAACTCGAACGGGTCGCCGTCGCCGCGTACGGCCCCGACTGGGAGGAGCGGGGCCAGCGGAAGCTGGCCGCGCTCGCCGCCCTGCTCCCGCTGCTCTTCCCCTCGGGCGGCGCCCCGGCGCCTGCCGGGACCACCGCGCTGGCCACGACCACCTTGCGACCGGCTCGCGGGCTGCGCGCCCTGTGGCCGGGGGGCCAGAGCCTACCGGCGGGGGTGCTCGCCCTGGTGCTGGGGCTGGTGCTGGCGCTCGCCGCACGTGCGGACGGCGACGATGCCGGGCGTACGGCGACCGGGGCGGTGGCCACGACCAGTGCGGTACCCGCCGGTGGGCAGGTGTCCACCGGGGCGGTGGAGCCCGGCGCGCCCGGGTCCGCGAGCCCTTCGGCGAGCCCGAGCGCTTCCGCGTCGCCCTCCCCGTCGGCGCCCACGACCACGCCGGACGCGTCGGTGTCCGCGTCTGCGACGGCGTCCGGCACACCCACGGTCACCGCTCCACCGGTCACTTCCGACCCGCCGGTCACCTCGGCTCCTCCCACGTCGGCGGACCCGGAACCGGTGAAGGTCGTGTCCGTGTCCGTCGGCTCGCTGCGCCAGACCGGAGCGGCGACCGCCCAGGCGGTGGTGGACGTCGTCACGGACGGCACCGGGCCGGTGACCATCACCGTGGACTGGACCACCAGCGACGACAAGGGGAGCGTCGGCTCCCCGGACGGTGGTGGCGACTCCTTCCAGCGCGAGGGCGCCACGCGCTACTCGCTGACCGTCGACCACACCTTCCGCGGCGGTGGCTGCTACTGGATCGCCCGGGCGAGCACCACCCCGACGGCCGGCAACGGCGGCTCCGAGCAGCGGATCCTGATCAGACGGTGCGTGATCGGATGA